gagaggctGGCGAAGCACATCAAGCGGTACAAGCTGCGGGCCAAGCTCAACGTGCGGCTGCTCGCGGCAGACGAGGCGACCGTGTGGCACGCCTGGGACGACGGTGGGAAGCCCATCACGAcggacgccgcgctgctGAGCACCGTCACCAAGGACCCGAGAACGCCCGGTTTGGGATACCGCTTGCTGCAGGGCAGGgacacgccgccgcccctggACCTCGACGCGACGACCGAGGACAGCTACACGATCAGGCGGTACATGcagggcgtcgccgagggccagGACGAGATCATCCGGGAGCACGCTCTGCCGCAGGAGACGAATATGGACTACATGGACGGAATCGACTATCACAAGGGCTGCTACGTGGGACAGGAGCTCACGATCCGGACGAAGCACCGCGGAGTGGTGCGTAAGAGGATACTGCCCTGCATGGTGTACGAAATGGATAGGGCCGTCCCGCAGACGCTGCAGTACCGGCCGGAGCATGATGCGGACCACGGCCCCGAGGGCCTGCCCGCAGAGACGATACCGCGGGAGACGAGCATTGGCAGGTCGGGGAAAAGGGGCAGAAGCGCGGGCAAGTGGCTCAAGGGTGTCGGAAACGTCGGCCTGGGGCTCTGCCGTCTGGAGATCATGACGGACATTGTCCTCCCTGGCGAGACGGCCGCTTCGACC
The genomic region above belongs to Colletotrichum higginsianum IMI 349063 chromosome 2, whole genome shotgun sequence and contains:
- a CDS encoding Folate-binding protein YgfZ, whose product is MNGITRNATLAARKQLSAASFVCRTCRQHRQRRPYSSNVVPPPPAPPTAGYAALPSRRLISVAGPDAAKFLQGVITRNIASKEARERQTGFYAAFLNATGRVLHDVFIYPDIAGLGGAAAAESEQAGTRFLIEVDANEAERLAKHIKRYKLRAKLNVRLLAADEATVWHAWDDGGKPITTDAALLSTVTKDPRTPGLGYRLLQGRDTPPPLDLDATTEDSYTIRRYMQGVAEGQDEIIREHALPQETNMDYMDGIDYHKGCYVGQELTIRTKHRGVVRKRILPCMVYEMDRAVPQTLQYRPEHDADHGPEGLPAETIPRETSIGRSGKRGRSAGKWLKGVGNVGLGLCRLEIMTDIVLPGETAASTFDPADEFMLQWGEEDKNNTVKIKAFVPEWLRNGLASAR